The proteins below come from a single Papaver somniferum cultivar HN1 chromosome 11, ASM357369v1, whole genome shotgun sequence genomic window:
- the LOC113321634 gene encoding uncharacterized protein LOC113321634, whose protein sequence is MVGMTSNAKEKTSNVLHLIKYTTDMPLKLQYLDQFKEILLKNGDSLCSEFFPNLVEFQKDRFSPIRKLLAQIIGEIGSTCTELIPEIVPVLISFLEDDTPAVARQAISSGTDLFRSTLEKVAVKGLSASELDDSLKTSWEWMLKFKDAVCPIAFQKHGTDGIRLLAIKFVEAIVLLYTPDPNGSSEPPPHQSSEGKLEGFSISWLRGGHPVLNVADLSMEASQSLGLLLDQLRFPTVKSLSNLTIIVLINSLSTIANKRPAFYGRILPVLLGLEPSSSVVKGVRVTGAHHALKKAFLSCLQCTHPGAAPWCERLVGAMKEMEDGKLVEHTTAGSLDAGTCESQSTEEEKPLIKAYDAVQESGRKRSMIQEISDPEQDDGVTGKRARSSPINSEGSNRDRKPNLNQGTLSSNGATSSTGDGETGTVQQLVAMFGALVAQGDKAAGSLEILLSSISADLLGEVVMANMRRLPPTFEEDEQIMSNMSSLLNVADSNSLASHLMSLVSDIPSLSAVFQQKHLEDEHQEVVTPEIDSVFGSRNDTIATIASTIMTNPGSVGHPIRPKYESPTMSSDMHDAGTPESGIPGLDSSAFADAMPEAPGASHLTNVDTEGESQDKVTNSDGSFLMDYSSTVSVLADKTEEFGLQVPVSDTNSVISTSISSQCILPKMSAPVVELTDEQKDELQKTAFIRIIEAYKQISIAGASDVRFSLLAYLGVEYPLELDPWKLLQEHISSDYLTYEGHELTLRVLYRLFGEAEKENDFFSSTTATSVYETFLLTVAETLRDSFPASDKSLSRLFGEVPYLPGPAFKLLESLCSPGSSEITDKEAQSGDRVTQGLSAVWSLILQRPPIRDICLKIALQSAVHQLEEVRMKAIRLVANKLYPISSIAQQIEDFANEMLLSVTKRNTTEGLDTEGPTPEVQKDVDVEKPSNDQLLSKTGVEEVSSDTHQPCSTSNTATSLISEAQRCMSLYFALCTKKRSLFRQIFIIYKSIPKAVTEAVHRHIPILVRTIGSSPEILAIISDPPSGSESLLLQVLHILTDGTVPSPDLVYTVKKLYDSKLKDVGILIPVLSSLPKEEVLPIFPKLVNLPADKFQTALARMLQGSSHSSPILSPAEVLIAIHGIDPEKDGIALKKVMDACNACFEQRQVFTQQVLAKVLNQLVEQIPLPLLFMRTVLQAIGAFPALVDFIMEILSRLVTKQIWKYPKLWVGFLKCALMTQPQSFGVLLQLPAAQLESALSRTAASLKAPLIAHAEQPSIRSSLPRSTLVVLGLAQDSQASSQAPKSPSHQTTETSNSVTVAEGATDPKELSTAS, encoded by the exons atggtgggaatgacatcaaatgcgaAAGAGAAGACAAGCAATGTTCTTCACTTGATCAAATACACGACTGATATGCCCTTGAAACTTCAATACTTGGATCAATTTAAAGAGATTTTGTTAAAGAATGGTGATTCTTTATGCTCTGAGTTTTTCCCTAATCTTGTCGAATTTCAGAAGGATCGTTTTAGCCCCATTCGTAAATTACTCGCACA GATAATTGGTGAAATTGGATCCACTTGTACGGAGTTGATACCTGAAATTGTACCAGTTTTGATATCATTTTTGGAAGATGATACACCAGCAGTTGCTAGACAAGCCATTTCTAGTGGTACAGATTTGTTTCGCAGTACGCTTGAGAAGGTTGCAGTAAAG GGTTTAAGTGCAAGCGAATTGGATGATTCACTTAAAACATCGTGGGAATGGATGTTGAAGTTCAAAGACGCAGTATGTCCCATTGCATTTCAG AAGCATGGAACTGATGGGATTAGACTGCTAGCAATAAAGTTTGTCGAAGCAATTGTTCTTCTTTACACACCAGATCCTAATGGCTCCTCGGAGCCTCCCCCACATCAATCTTCTGAAG GAAAATTAGAGGGATTCAGCATATCATGGTTGCGTGGAGGCCATCCAGTGCTGAATGTTGCTGATCTGTCAATGGAAGCCAGTCAAAGCCTAGGGTTATTGCTCGATCAGCTGCGGTTTCCCACAGTGAAATCACTCAGTAATCTAACAATAATTGTTCTCATCAATAG CCTTTCAACCATTGCAAACAAAAGGCCTGCGTTTTATGGCCGTATTCTGCCGGTATTGCTTGGCTTGGAACCATCAAGTTCTGTGGTCAAAGGGGTGCGAGTTACTGGTGCACATCATGCTTTGAAAAAGGCATTCCTATCCTGCTTGCAATGTACACACCCGGGTGCTGCTCCA TGGTGTGAGCGATTGGTTGGTGCCATGAAAGAAATGGAAGATGGAAAGTTGGTGGAACATACAACTGCCGGAAGTTTAGATGCGGGAACATGTGAGTCACAATCTACTGAG GAAGAGAAGCCTCTAATCAAAGCATATGATGCTGTACAAGAATCAGGAAGGAAAAGATCTATGATTCAAGAAATCAGTGATCCGGAGCAAGATGATGGGGTAACTGGGAAACGTGCCAGATCATCACCAATCAACTCGGAGGGGTCAAACAGAGACAGAAAACCTAATTTGAATCAGGGTACCCTTTCTTCGAATGGAGCAACATCCTCTACCGGAGATGGAGAGACAGGAACTGTGCAGCAGCTTGTTGCTATGTTTGGCGCATTGGTGGCTCAAGGTGACAAAGCTGCTGGATCATTGGAGATTCTTTTATCAAGCATCTCCGCTGACTTGCTAGGAGAAGTTGTGATGGCTAATATGAGGCGCCTTCCTCCTACATTTGAGGAAGATGAACAAATAATGTCGAACATGAGTTCTCTTTTGAACGTAGCTGATAGTAATTCCCTTGCGTCACATCTTATGTCACTTGTATCAGACATCCCTTCACTTTCTGCTGTGTTTCAACAG AAACACTTGGAGGATGAACATCAAGAAGTGGTCACCCCTGAAATCGATTCAGTTTTTGGTAGCAGAAATGATACTATTGCAACCATAGCATCCACCATTATGACAAATCCAGGAAGTGTTGGTCACCCAATCAGGCCAAAGTATGAAAGCCCAACTATGTCATCTGACATGCATGATGCAGGTACACCTGAGAGTGGAATACCTGGTCTCGACTCCAGTGCATTCGCCGATGCTATGCCAGAAGCACCAGGTGCTTCTCATTTGACTAATGTTGATACAGAAGGAGAAAGTCAGGATAAAGTTACGAACTCAGATGGGAGTTTTTTAATGGACTATTCTTCAACTGTTTCTGTGCTAGCTGATAAGACCGAGGAATTTGGCCTACAAGTACCTGTTTCAGATACCAATAGCGTTATTTCTACATCAATATCTAGCCAATGCATCCTCCCGAAGATGTCAGCACCTGTAGTTGAACTTACTGATGAACAAAAGGATGAACTACAAAAAACAGCTTTCATTCGCATAATTGAGGCTTACAAGCAAATATCAATAGCTGGAGCCTCTGATGTTCGGTTTTCTTTACTTGCTTATTTGGGAGTTGAG TACCCGTTGGAGTTGGACCCCTGGAAGCTTTTGCAAGAGCATATATCATCAGATTATTTAACCTACGAG GGACACGAGTTGACGTTGCGTGTGCTCTATAGGTTATTTGGAGAGGCAGAAAAAGAAAATGACTTCTTTTCATCTACAACTGCAACATCAGTATATGAGACATTTCTTCTCACCGTG GCTGAGACGCTTCGAGATTCTTTTCCAGCATCTGACAAATCTCTGAGTAGGCTGTTTGGTGAAGTCCCTTACCTGCCAGGGCCAGCATTTAAATTGTTAGAATCCTTGTGTTCTCCTGGAAGCAGCGAAATTACTGACAAGGAAGCCCAAAGTGGTGATAGAGTTACCCAAGGCCTCAGTGCTGTGTGGAGCTTGATTTTGCAAAGACCTCCAATTCGAGATATctgcttgaaaattgctttacaG AGTGCAGTCCATCAGTTAGAAGAAGTACGGATGaaggcaatacgtctg GTAGCGAACAAGCTTTACCCAATATCATCCATTGCTCAGCAAATCGAAGACTTCGCTAATGAAATGCTTCTCTCGGTAACAAAAAGAAATACTACAGAGGGATTGGATACTGAAGGACCAACCCCTGAAGTGCAAAAG GATGTTGATGTGGAAAAGCCTTCAAATGACCAGCTATTGTCAAAAACAGGGGTCGAGGAAGTTTCCTCGGATACCCATCAGCCATGCTCCACCTCAAATACGGCAACCTCCTTGATCTCCGAGGCGCAGCGGTGCATGTCTCTCTACTTTGCTCTCTGTACCAAG AAACGTTCACTTTTTCGGCAAATTTTTATCATTTACAAGAGCATTCCGAAGGCTGTGACCGAG GCAGTTCATCGCCATATCCCAATATTAGTTCGCACAATAGGGTCTTCACCTGAGATTCTTGCAATTATTTCAGATCCCCCTTCTGGCAGTGAGAGCCTTCTATTGCAG GTGTTACATATATTAACGGATGGCACAGTTCCTTCACCAGATTTAGTATATACTGTCAAAAAGTTGTACGACTCGAAACTAAAG GATGTTGGAATTCTCATTCCAGTATTGTCATCTCTGCCAAAAgaggag GTGTTACCAATTTTTCCCAAGCTTGTCAACCTTCCGGCAGATAAGTTCCAAACTGCACTTGCTCGCATGCTACAG GGATCATCTCATTCAAGTCCAATACTTAGCCCAGCTGAAGTATTGATTGCCATTCATGGAATTGATCCTgagaaagatgggattgcctTGAAAAAG GTTATGGATGCATGCAATGCTTGTTTTGAGCAGCGACAAGTGTTTACCCAGCAAGTGCTAGCGAAGGTGTTGAATCAGTTG GTTGAGCAGATTCCGCTTCCCCTGCTGTTCATGCGCACCGTCTTGCAGGCAATTGGTGCTTTCCCAGCTTTG GTAGACTTTATAATGGAGATTCTCTCGCGACTTGTGACTAAGCAG ATATGGAAATACCCAAAGTTATGGGTTGGGTTCTTGAAGTGTGCTCTCATGACGCAACCTCAGTCATTTGGCGTGTTACTTCAG TTGCCTGCAGCACAACTGGAAAGTGCATTGAGCAGAACTGCTGCTTCTCTGAAGGCTCCCTTGATTGCCCATGCTGAACAACCAAGCATCCGATCTTCTCTACCTAG GTCAACGCTGGTGGTTTTAGGTCTTGCACAGGATTCTCAGGCTTCCAGTCAGGCACCAAAGAGTCCAAGTCACCAAACGACAGAAACTAGCAATTCTGTCACCGTGGCAGAGGGAGCGACAGACCCTAAAGAATTATCAACAGCCAGCTGA